The DNA sequence tacaatactatgtttggtatcgacttgtattaatagattgtataaagttatgatatattttCAATACACTCTATCCCAACACCGACTACGGCTCAGGTCCAAGTCccggtccgggtttgggtcccgggtcTGGTCCCGTGTCAGAGTCTAAGCCCGAGTCGCGGGTCCGAGACTAGGTATGGGTCccgggttcgggttcaggttcgagtccggATCGGAGATTGGAGTTGACCCCGAAtcgtttgtaaatattataatacaagttaATACGGACCATTTATTATGttttaaataatacaacatacattttattaaaaattttgatcgtaataattaatacaatacattgtTTTATCcaaacataatattatttattatttaataagaaAACTTTGATTTTTCTTAATTGACTATTGATTAATTTCCTTCACCAttccttttatttttgaatGCATCTTTTATAGATAGAGTTTTGCCGGATGCATTACGAAAGATAATTTTTGTCACTTGACAAAACCTCTTCCAGTTTGAATTTTTATGGAAACAAAAAATCTTTTCGGAATAAATAAAATgttgatttcttttttttttaaaaggaatttcGATAATCCCAAATTATTTTGTAACCATAATGAAATGAGGGTAGAAAATATAAGTGAGAGTCACACAACAATTAAcagttttttaagttttttttaactaGATTTCTGGAGTTAAAGAAGCAACTTCAAAATGTGACCAAATATCCTCAACATTACTTtctaatgtttaaaaaaaatcaagtttgtAGCCTCAAATACTAATTTTAATGGTAAATTAATAATGAGAGAAAAGAATTTATCACCTGCTCCAGCCTCCAACACTTGATTTCAATtctattcttttctcttttttttccatatttcaaaataaaatacaaaattcagTAAGCAGTAATAATCAGAGCAGTGTACACTGAGTCGAGCCCACTCTCAAACTGGAAAATATTATCACAACAGTGTCCAGGCACGATTATTAATGCTATTATAATCACAATATACTTAGCAAAATCATGAAGTGATTTTTCACATTTAAGGGACTTAAACCCCACACTTTGTCACTCACCCAATGTGACCATGGTTCATGACAAGTGAATGTGCAACACAAACCCTAACCCTACATGGTTCAGGTCCTCTTGATCTTTGAAAATGTCCCTATTTCTGAAAAATAGGTGCTTTGTGTTCCACTGCCAAACTGGTGTGCCTGTGGATTTGCAAGCTCAATGCCCTGCAAGATAAGTAATGAAAACATGGGCACTTAATATTTCTTTCAAGTTTTAGTTGAAAAGTAAAGGAATGGCAATGAAAGTGAAACTTAAATTGCTGAAAAGATCAAGTATAACACAAGCCAAAGGATAATCTCTCCAGCTTCCATATGCCATAAATGATAAACAAGCCAAAACAGCGAATGACTAAAAGTATCAATGGAAGCTTTCCTTTTTgcactttgaaaaaaaaaaatgagcaaTCACTTAAACAGGTCTGGAAATCCAGGTCAATACAATGAATGATAAAGCAAGAGATGAACCATAATTGTGTTCATGCGAAAATATGCCACCACCTAATTTTCCATAGATTTTTTACTTTTCAGTAACTAATTGCCTTAATCAAATCAAACTAGTAATAACATAAAACAAGATAGCCTGTGCATAAGAAAGAAATATGAGACCTGCACTGGTGTAAATGCTAAACTTGAAGTGAGTCCAGATGTAGCACCACTACTTCCATATTGCTTTTCTTTAAACCTGTATAATAGATGACATAAATACATGATACAATATTCAAAAGCTAAGAGAGCTTCCTTGCCATAAACAAAGAAAGCttatttaaaatagaatataaaCCAAAAGCAGAAGGAACACTCACTTCTTAGCAACTTTGGCAGCAAGTTTGTTCTGACCAATTGACACCCGCAGCTTACCGCTTCCAGCCTGACCAAGCATTCCATAACCTTCCCCAAGTCCATCACCTATTGTCAAGGGTTAAGTTAGAAAATTTAAGACATGCATGAATTTAAGCTTCATCTGTAAATAATTGTAAAGCAATATACTTTTACTGTAATAATTTTAAAGCAAAATGGTTTATTTAACTACTTAGttggttcaaaaaaaaaaaaagatatccTAAACTGTTTCAATTCAAGGTTAGTAAGAGGATACCATCTAAGAACTCAAGCAAGatgcaaataattttttatttgttgtaaacagttagaaaagagaaaagaccctaaaaatataataatgtaGCTAGACCCTAAAAGAGAAAAGAACTCAAGCAAGATGCAAATAATGTTACTTAGAAGCTAGAGACAAAAGCTTACCCAAGGAACTCTCTTCAGGAATGCCAAATTGCATCCGATTGGCCAGCTTCCGCATGTCTGTTACTGCATATCTGTATATCAAcataagaattattttatttttttgaagctAAGAACCCCGCCTAGCCCTAAAAAATTTTGGGAACCGGAAAACTACAGAAATAACTAAGTAGATACCTAGGAGGGACTCTAACCTCAAACCATGTGGAAGCAAACCACAACCATTTGAGCTATCCCTcttacaatataattttctatgtaATTAAAACTCATTTGCCAAacataaaataagaatttaaatgtAATTACTACTTGACATCTAAACACattttgtattttataataGTGTAATTACAATGTCTAGTAATTAAAATTACTTCCAAACAAGCCCTAAACTTTCATACCTTTCCTTCATCTTCCTCAATCGACGACCACCTCTCTTCTTTTTAGGTTCAGAGTCAGGCACTGGAAGTGGTTTAGGTTGTTTTGCAGGAGGGGGCTCTTGCCATTTCTCAATTTTCTTACGTATCTCCTCCCGTAACACCCTCCCAGTGTTCCCAGATGGATCTCCTCTTATAGAATCTACTCGTGCTGCAAGAGTTGCCTTTGAAGCTAGGAGTCGACTTGCTCGCATTTTCAAAGGAGGGGGTGTGGTTTGAAATATTTCTGTCTGCTCAATATAACCTATACGGAATTGCGATGTCGCAGTAGAAAACCCAGCAAGATTTTTTTTCTTGGCACCAAGAAGCTGAACATTACAAGAAGGCATCTTTGCCAGTGATGACAAACCACCAGCAGTCCCCATAAGTTTAGCTGCAACAGCACTCCCAACAATAGCAGACAGATTTGGAGCAATATACCCCATTCTACTTTCTACAAAATCAAGAACCTTTTTCTTTGCAGAATCTAGAGCAAGGGCTCGATCGCAAGCATCAATTGTCTTCTGAAGAACTTCCTCTGGAAGTGGCTTGCCACTTGTTGTAGATGCCGTAACAGACACCACCATGATAATTGCTGATGGCAAAAGCCCCTCTAGATCAACTAGGGTGAGATCCATTTCATTCCCAATCTTCTTCACAACCCGAGCGTAGTCAATAGGGTGATGCACAAGGGATTCAAGCTCTGGGAATTTCAGTCGGTACTTGTCCCGAATAAAATTATGAATTATAACAATCTCATTTTCAATATCAACAGACAATGAATTACAGTCCACTATCAGCTGATATTCGGGATCATCTTCTAATACCATTCCCTGGTCAGATTCATCAGAACCCTTCAGTAGTGCCTCCTCCACTTTCTGCAAACAATACAGCATATTTCTAATGAATCAGGATATCTATAGATGCAGTGTACACTCTTTACCAGGAGTATAGTTTTTAAGACATTTGTAATGACATTCCATAATACAGTTCTCACACATTATAATACTATATATGTATCTATGTATATAAACAAACCaatattcaatggttacatatTTTTATGCATAAAAAATAAGTATGAGTTAAAAATGACTCTAATTAACATGTATTTCAACACCATTATATACGTGTGCAGAacaattttattacaatttattttaatttcaacCATTTGCATTAATTTAATCCAATCCAACTTGATCATGTAAGACAATGTTTAGTGTATTTCATTGAAActacatatcatatatatttaacaAGAACATTTAAGGAACAAACCTGCATTATATCGGAATATCTCTGTGAGTTTTGCAATTTTGAAACACTGTCCAAATCATCATAATTAAGAGTTTCTATGTCTGCCAAGTCTCCATCAATATCTTCTTCCATGTGTCCAGCTTCAGCATTATCTTCATCCTGGAAAATAAACCACACATACCATAATTAATAACACAAAGTCGACATATTTAGGCTTGATGaacgtaaaaaataaaaaccttCTACTCACAACAACTTCTTCTTCATTGTCAGATAGGTCATCAAGGTCAGCAAGAAAAGAATCCGCCAGAGTCGCCTGCAATCACCCAACAATAATTAGTGTCTATGTATGTGCGAgggcatataaatatatatatatatatatatatatatatatatatatcacgtATAGAATAAACGCCTACCTAACAACAATGATGAAGAGATGCAAATGAATATATAgttaaaataattacaattcAAATTGACAAGAAACACCATACATTAGATTTTATTTGAAGAGAAGTTTCTCAATGTCACCAAACACTTAATCAATACCAAGATGTAGAATTATCCCAAACTCAAACACAGTactgaaataaaatatattttggaacAGATACTATACTAATGGGACTCAcatgaaagaaaaagaattttttttatcaaaccaAAATCAGAAAATTATGGAAGTTTCTTTGGCCCTGGCCCTGGCCCTAACGTTTCAAATCTTTCCATCCATATTAGAACAAACTCTCTTATGATTATTAAGAACACAATATTCATATTATTATAGCGTTTCAAATGATAATAATATACCCAATTTCTCAATCTTAGAACTACTGACCATTATAAAGGAAAACCTAACTATTATTAAAAAGAagaacaaaagaaaagagaattaAATAATAGCTAAAATCATATCCTTGTCGAATACGAAAGTAGAACTCTATACAAACAAAGTTTGCATCGTCTCTCTGTATTTAATCCTCATTAGCAGCCTTAAAAGCGTAAGTAGAGTACCTGTTGTGAGTGAAACGGAATTCCTGCTCTCCGGTCTCCCATCTCCGATCTCCGATAAGTTAGTTAACGAGGTTGATAAAGTTTCTAGGGTACCGTTGGTCCGATGAGTTAGTCACACAGAACCGaagattgagagagagagagagagattgagaAACGGAGAGGGCCAAGAAGTTGAGCTATTGGGCTCTCACTTTTAttggtaaaattataaataattgggCTTCAATACAACATACCACCTTTTTATCAAAACTACCCACatttttgttatttaaaaaaaaaaagaataaatttcattcagaaaaataaatattagttttGACATGGTGAAATTAAGGAGCatctattttgaaattaatacaattacaGAAATTTCATCATTATCTTCATTGCTGGCTTGAGGCTTCAATTGAGAAGATACCTAAAAGGAAAAATTAAGGGAAGCTACCAGCATATTTTAGGAGTCCTTCTAGAATTAATAAGAAGGGTAGGGGTATTGCACATCATCATTCTTAATGGATTGTTGTAATCTACTTTATTAAAATGTTAGGGGTATATTAATAAAGGAAATAAACATAACGATATTAGAGCATCTCTAATGGTAGCATTCTTTGAAGATGCTCTGTATCTCCACATCAtcctaaatataatattttattttatttttcttccatATCATTTTTGGCACTTTTACTTCTAAAAACACTCCAAtggtataatattttttaaaaatactataattatgatatcacacattattatatatatataattttttttctttattaaactattatttatatattgtacttttaattttttattgtttaaaaaaaacataGCATCAATGTTGTGTGGCATCAATGCAAATTTCAAGAATAACATTCTTTTATTTCCAATGGTATAGCATCCTTATATTTTGTCACATAAGTTTTTCACCTCATCAAGCATTCTCCAAAATATTACCATTGGAGATACTCTTAGTACTCTCTGCAAGTTGAATAAAGTGGGACTAGAGACTTTGTTAAAAATTATAGTTGGTggtaataaaattgattttatgataaattttaatatttgtgGTTGGAATTTTCACTCAAAGTTATACTGTTAAAGGTAGAATTTTGCTCTTTTGGTTGAGTATGTAAATATTACTATTTTACTTGAAGATAAGCAATATTTGCATTGTTTGGTTAAACACTTTGAGATCAAAAATGAGTATGTCTTAATGTGGTCTATTGATTGAACTCTATCATTGAGAGAAAGGGATTATGGAAGAATCTTGCTTCTCATCCTTTTGTCGTTGATCCTTGGCTCATAATGGGTAATTTTAATGATGTCTTTGATGTGGAGGATCAAGTTGGTGGTCGACTTGTATCGTCCACTGATCAGCTTGATGATTCTTGCAATTGGTTATCTCTTAGTTTAGTTGATGAATTGAAGAGTTTTGGTTATGTGTTTACTTGAAATAACAAGCATGACAATGGAAGAATTTATTCTAGAATTGATTGGGTTTTTAAGAATAAAGATTGGCTTGATTTGTATCCCTCTACCGAAGCTTTTTATCAATGGGGTCTTATTTCAGACTACTGCCTGTGTATTGTTAAAAGTTTGCAGGTTGGGAATTTGGGGTTTCGGCCTTTTAAACTCTTCAATATGTGGACAGAGCACCAAGATGTTAAACAGACTGTGTTAGAAAATTGGTAGCAGCTTGCTCGTTGTACTGGATTATTTCAAACTATGGTCAAGGTAACCAAAGTGAGGAAAGTGCTTGGGGAGTTTAATAAAACTTTGATAGGGGATGTCCAACAAGCTTATACTTTAGCTAAGACTCTTTTTGATCAGCTCCAACTTTGATTGTGGAGTTATTTAATGAAGAGAACAAGACAAAGGTGACCTCAAATTCTTGTTCTAAAATGATGGAAAGCTATCTAAGACAAAAAAGCAAAATTATTTGGTTGCAGATTTGAGATGAAAGTATAACTTATTTTCATGCTAATATTAAACACAAGGAAGCCAATCATATAGCCTCTTTTGCTGACCAACATGATAATTTGGTGGATAACTATGATGAGGTGGTCTTCCATAACTTAAACAACTTTAAAGGTTTTATGGGTAGTCCAAATTCCGCCAAAAGAGATATCATGAAGGATTATTTTATCATGAGTACTACTATCAATGTTAAAAAATAGATGCATTTGATTAAGCCTTTTACTAGTTCTGATATCAACAAAACTTTATTTAGTATTCGTGATTTAAAAAGTCCAGACTCTAATGCcttcaactaaaaaaaattcaaggctCTTTAGACTAGTATTGGTGAGGAGATCTCGAAAATTGTGTTGTTGTTCTTTGAAACAGAAAATATCCATTCTCAACTGAATAACACACTCCTCTCTTTAATCCCCACGACT is a window from the Cannabis sativa cultivar Pink pepper isolate KNU-18-1 chromosome 1, ASM2916894v1, whole genome shotgun sequence genome containing:
- the LOC115705407 gene encoding U4/U6 small nuclear ribonucleoprotein Prp31 homolog encodes the protein MGDRRAGIPFHSQQATLADSFLADLDDLSDNEEEVVDEDNAEAGHMEEDIDGDLADIETLNYDDLDSVSKLQNSQRYSDIMQKVEEALLKGSDESDQGMVLEDDPEYQLIVDCNSLSVDIENEIVIIHNFIRDKYRLKFPELESLVHHPIDYARVVKKIGNEMDLTLVDLEGLLPSAIIMVVSVTASTTSGKPLPEEVLQKTIDACDRALALDSAKKKVLDFVESRMGYIAPNLSAIVGSAVAAKLMGTAGGLSSLAKMPSCNVQLLGAKKKNLAGFSTATSQFRIGYIEQTEIFQTTPPPLKMRASRLLASKATLAARVDSIRGDPSGNTGRVLREEIRKKIEKWQEPPPAKQPKPLPVPDSEPKKKRGGRRLRKMKERYAVTDMRKLANRMQFGIPEESSLGDGLGEGYGMLGQAGSGKLRVSIGQNKLAAKVAKKFKEKQYGSSGATSGLTSSLAFTPVQGIELANPQAHQFGSGTQSTYFSEIGTFSKIKRT